One genomic region from Cetobacterium sp. 8H encodes:
- a CDS encoding thiamine pyrophosphate-dependent enzyme yields the protein MAYNFKEEMNKPERLTGGHRLCAGCGAGVAARGVLRALKVEDHAVIANATGCLEVSTFMYPYTAWKDSFIHSAFENAAATLSGVEGAYNALRRRGKVKDTHKFIAFGGDGGTYDIGFQSLSGAMERGHDMVYVCYDNGAYMNTGIQRSSATPKFADTTTSPIGKDSNGKIQGRKELADIMAAHNIPYVAQTTFIGNFKDLHEKSEKAIYTEGAAFLNVLAPCPRGWRYSPEKLMEMCKLAVETCYWPLFEVINGEWKLSYRPKNKLPITEFLKEQGRFAHLFKAGNEHLLVEMQEEVDRRWEALLKRCGEEV from the coding sequence ATGGCGTATAATTTTAAAGAAGAGATGAATAAACCAGAAAGATTAACTGGTGGACATAGACTTTGTGCAGGATGTGGTGCAGGGGTTGCAGCAAGAGGAGTTTTAAGAGCCTTGAAAGTTGAAGATCATGCAGTTATAGCAAATGCCACTGGATGTTTAGAGGTTTCAACTTTTATGTATCCTTATACAGCTTGGAAGGATTCATTTATCCACTCAGCTTTTGAAAATGCTGCGGCTACTCTAAGTGGAGTAGAAGGAGCATACAACGCTCTTAGAAGAAGAGGGAAAGTAAAAGATACTCATAAATTTATAGCTTTTGGTGGGGATGGAGGAACTTATGATATAGGATTCCAATCACTTTCGGGAGCTATGGAGAGAGGGCATGACATGGTTTATGTATGTTATGATAATGGAGCATACATGAATACAGGAATTCAAAGATCGTCAGCTACACCAAAGTTTGCAGATACAACAACTTCACCTATAGGAAAAGATAGTAATGGAAAGATACAGGGAAGAAAAGAGTTAGCAGATATCATGGCTGCTCATAACATTCCATATGTAGCTCAAACAACTTTCATAGGTAACTTTAAAGATTTACATGAAAAGTCTGAAAAAGCTATCTATACAGAGGGTGCAGCATTTTTAAATGTTTTAGCTCCTTGTCCTAGAGGATGGAGATATTCTCCAGAAAAACTTATGGAGATGTGTAAACTTGCTGTTGAAACATGTTACTGGCCACTATTTGAAGTTATAAATGGGGAATGGAAACTTTCATATAGACCAAAAAATAAACTTCCAATCACTGAGTTTTTAAAAGAGCAAGGAAGATTTGCTCATCTATTCAAAGCTGGAAACGAGCATCTTTTAGTAGAGATGCAAGAGGAAGTAGACAGAAGATGGGAAGCTCTTTTAAAAAGATGTGGAGAAGAGGTATAA
- the porA gene encoding pyruvate ferredoxin oxidoreductase, protein MSIRERMSGNEAVATAMRQINPDVMPAFPITPSTEVPQYFSKFVADGVVNTEFIPVESEHSAMSACIGSQAAGARTMTATSSCGLALMWEMLYVASSMRLPITMALINRALTGPININADHSDSMGARDTGWIQIYSETNQEAYDNYIQAVKIAEHPDVQLPAMVCQDGFITSHAVENIELLEDSDVKAFVGEYNPEDYLLNSARPIAHGPYDIANYYMEHKVQQAHAMINAKYVIKEVAKEFEALTGRKYSFFEEYKMKDADVAIVVINSTAGTAKEAVDELRAEGKRVGLIKIRVFRPFPFDDLKHALTGKKVVGVMDKCEGFSAAGGPLFAEVRSALYDSHDRPEMFNYVYGLGGRDVTVDTIKRVFNELLYEAHAKQLIENQVEIAYNPELLLADVSDFEIGRVYRHLGVRG, encoded by the coding sequence ATGAGTATAAGAGAGAGAATGTCAGGAAACGAAGCTGTGGCAACAGCGATGAGACAGATAAATCCAGATGTAATGCCAGCATTTCCAATTACACCATCAACTGAGGTACCCCAGTACTTCTCTAAATTCGTAGCAGATGGAGTTGTAAACACAGAGTTTATCCCAGTTGAATCTGAACACAGTGCTATGTCAGCATGTATAGGATCTCAAGCTGCAGGAGCTAGAACTATGACAGCAACATCATCTTGCGGACTTGCTTTAATGTGGGAGATGCTTTATGTTGCTTCTTCTATGAGACTACCTATAACTATGGCCCTAATCAATAGAGCTCTTACAGGACCAATCAATATAAACGCTGATCACAGTGACTCTATGGGAGCTAGAGATACTGGTTGGATTCAAATATATAGTGAAACAAATCAAGAGGCTTATGACAACTATATCCAAGCTGTAAAAATAGCTGAGCATCCAGATGTACAACTTCCAGCTATGGTTTGCCAAGATGGATTTATAACAAGTCACGCTGTAGAAAATATAGAACTTTTAGAGGATTCTGATGTAAAAGCTTTCGTAGGGGAGTATAACCCAGAAGATTATCTATTAAACTCAGCTAGACCAATTGCTCATGGACCATATGATATAGCAAACTATTATATGGAGCATAAAGTTCAACAAGCTCATGCTATGATCAATGCAAAATATGTAATTAAAGAGGTAGCTAAAGAGTTTGAAGCACTTACAGGAAGAAAATACTCATTCTTTGAAGAGTATAAAATGAAAGATGCAGATGTTGCAATTGTTGTAATTAACTCTACAGCAGGAACAGCTAAAGAGGCTGTAGATGAGTTAAGAGCTGAAGGGAAAAGAGTTGGATTAATAAAGATAAGAGTATTTAGACCATTCCCATTTGACGATTTAAAACATGCTCTAACTGGTAAAAAAGTTGTGGGTGTAATGGATAAATGTGAGGGATTCTCGGCAGCAGGAGGACCACTTTTTGCTGAGGTAAGATCAGCTCTTTATGATTCACATGACAGACCTGAAATGTTTAACTACGTATACGGTTTAGGTGGAAGAGACGTAACTGTGGATACAATAAAAAGAGTCTTTAATGAACTTTTATATGAAGCACACGCAAAACAACTTATAGAAAATCAAGTGGAAATTGCTTACAATCCTGAGCTGCTTCTAGCAGATGTATCAGATTTTGAAATTGGAAGAGTTTACAGACACTTAGGAGTAAGGGGGTAG
- a CDS encoding 4Fe-4S binding protein, with the protein MRNKKGQLIDETIKWQDITPGGVVYEAGSAANFKTGDWRTMKVEFIEENCKQCMLCFPVCPDSAIPVKDGKRLDFDQDHCKGCGVCFAVCPFKAIEFSKV; encoded by the coding sequence ATGAGAAATAAAAAAGGACAATTGATAGATGAGACAATAAAGTGGCAAGATATAACTCCTGGAGGAGTTGTATACGAAGCTGGAAGTGCAGCAAACTTTAAAACTGGTGATTGGAGAACAATGAAAGTTGAGTTTATCGAGGAGAATTGTAAGCAGTGTATGCTTTGTTTCCCTGTATGTCCAGACTCAGCAATTCCAGTAAAAGATGGGAAAAGACTAGATTTTGATCAGGATCACTGCAAAGGTTGTGGAGTTTGTTTTGCAGTATGTCCATTTAAAGCGATAGAGTTCAGTAAGGTTTAG
- a CDS encoding 2-oxoacid:acceptor oxidoreductase family protein, with translation MDKMVEIRWHGRGGQGAKTASLLLADVAFSSGMFVQGFPEYGPERMGAPITAYNRIGKSQIRVHSNIYEPNFVVVVDETLIKSIEVEKGLKDGGAIIVNSERTPEEIRAELRGYTGRVYTCNAKKISEECLGKYFPNTPMLGAVVKVSGLIPEDEFIKNMEESFKHKFSTKPQVLEGNMCALKRSMDEVDG, from the coding sequence ATGGATAAGATGGTAGAAATCAGATGGCATGGTAGAGGTGGACAAGGTGCAAAGACAGCGTCTCTTCTATTAGCAGATGTAGCATTTAGTAGTGGAATGTTTGTTCAAGGTTTTCCAGAGTATGGACCAGAAAGAATGGGAGCACCAATTACGGCTTATAATCGTATTGGAAAATCTCAAATAAGGGTACATTCAAATATTTATGAACCAAACTTTGTAGTTGTTGTAGATGAAACGCTTATTAAATCGATAGAGGTTGAAAAAGGACTTAAAGATGGAGGAGCTATTATTGTAAATAGTGAGAGAACTCCTGAAGAGATAAGAGCAGAACTTAGAGGGTATACTGGTAGAGTTTATACTTGTAATGCAAAAAAGATATCTGAGGAGTGCTTAGGCAAATATTTCCCAAATACACCTATGTTAGGTGCAGTAGTTAAGGTGAGTGGACTTATACCTGAAGATGAGTTCATCAAAAATATGGAGGAATCATTTAAACATAAATTTAGCACAAAACCTCAAGTTTTAGAGGGGAATATGTGTGCGCTAAAGCGTTCAATGGATGAGGTGGATGGATAA
- the megL gene encoding methionine gamma-lyase — MNKNIKNGFGTISIHGGSQKNPFGTLATPIYQTSTFIFDSAEQGGKRFALEEDGYIYSRLGNPTTSVVEEKLALLEEGEAGLATASGMGAIASVMWTVLKAGDHVISDKTLYGCTFALLSHGLTKFGIDVEFVDTSNLEEVKKAMRPNTRVVYLETPANPNLKIVDIEAVSKIAHENKDTLVVVDNTFATPYCQKPLTLGADLVVHSATKYLNGHGDVIAGFVVGNKDLVTQIRLVGVKDMTGAVLSPMDAYFIIRGMKTLEVRMERHCSNAKKVAEFLNAHPKVETVFYPGLKTHPGHDIACKQMKNFGGIFAFELKEGFEAGKKLLNNLELCSLAVSLGDTETLIQHPASMTHSPYTREERLTAGITDGLVRISVGLENVDDIIEDLRKGLDLV, encoded by the coding sequence ATGAATAAAAATATAAAAAATGGCTTTGGTACAATTTCAATTCATGGTGGATCTCAAAAAAATCCTTTTGGGACTTTAGCAACACCGATCTATCAAACATCAACATTTATATTTGATTCAGCCGAACAGGGTGGAAAAAGATTCGCTTTAGAAGAGGATGGATATATTTACTCAAGACTTGGAAATCCAACAACATCAGTTGTAGAGGAAAAGTTAGCACTGTTAGAAGAGGGAGAAGCTGGACTTGCGACTGCTTCAGGAATGGGTGCTATCGCTTCTGTGATGTGGACTGTTTTAAAAGCTGGAGATCACGTAATATCTGATAAGACACTTTACGGTTGTACTTTTGCACTACTTAGCCACGGACTTACTAAGTTTGGAATAGATGTGGAGTTTGTAGATACCTCAAATTTAGAAGAGGTTAAAAAAGCTATGAGACCAAACACAAGAGTTGTTTATCTTGAGACACCTGCAAATCCAAACTTAAAAATTGTAGATATTGAAGCTGTTTCTAAAATAGCTCATGAAAATAAAGACACACTTGTAGTTGTAGATAATACATTTGCAACACCATACTGTCAAAAGCCTCTAACTTTAGGTGCAGATCTAGTTGTTCATTCAGCTACTAAATATTTAAATGGACATGGGGATGTAATCGCAGGTTTTGTTGTGGGAAATAAAGATTTAGTAACACAGATTAGACTTGTTGGAGTTAAAGATATGACAGGGGCTGTTTTAAGTCCTATGGATGCATATTTTATAATAAGAGGAATGAAAACATTAGAAGTAAGAATGGAAAGACACTGCTCAAATGCTAAAAAAGTAGCAGAATTTTTAAATGCTCATCCAAAGGTAGAAACTGTATTCTATCCAGGGCTTAAAACTCATCCAGGGCATGACATCGCATGCAAACAAATGAAAAATTTTGGAGGAATCTTCGCATTTGAATTGAAAGAAGGATTTGAAGCAGGAAAAAAATTACTAAATAATTTAGAGCTTTGCTCTTTAGCTGTTTCACTAGGAGACACTGAAACTCTTATACAACACCCGGCATCAATGACACACTCACCTTATACAAGAGAGGAGAGACTTACAGCTGGAATTACAGATGGTCTTGTAAGAATATCTGTAGGGCTTGAGAACGTTGATGATATTATTGAAGATTTAAGAAAAGGTTTAGACCTAGTTTAA
- a CDS encoding cold-shock protein, whose protein sequence is MKGTVKWFNDEKGFGFITGEDGKDVFAHFSQIKRDGFKKLTEGEEVTFDIAQGDKGPQATNIVIVK, encoded by the coding sequence ATGAAAGGTACAGTTAAATGGTTTAACGACGAAAAAGGATTTGGATTTATCACTGGTGAGGACGGGAAAGATGTATTCGCACACTTCTCTCAAATCAAAAGAGACGGATTCAAAAAGTTAACTGAGGGAGAAGAAGTAACTTTTGACATCGCTCAAGGTGACAAAGGACCTCAAGCTACTAACATCGTAATCGTTAAGTAA
- a CDS encoding polysaccharide deacetylase family protein produces the protein MIKKIFKSLICILLLSTSLYSKDLKKIAFTFDDGPRPKITEEILDVLKENNAKATFFILGYNGKKNMKVLKRMKDEGHVIANHSYSHPNFSKLSMKEIKNELQLTQNIIFEVTGKKGKYFRPPYGVLSKKQKQEIKKDMGLESIMWNLCPEDWKKTSDVAYIQDYLLKSSKDNGVVLLHDNLKNLEAIKKVIPILKEQGYDFVGIDEIKK, from the coding sequence ATGATAAAAAAAATATTTAAAAGTTTAATTTGTATTTTACTTCTATCAACAAGTTTATATTCTAAAGATTTAAAAAAAATAGCGTTTACTTTTGATGATGGACCAAGACCAAAAATTACGGAAGAAATTTTAGATGTCTTAAAAGAAAATAATGCTAAAGCAACATTTTTCATTTTGGGATATAATGGGAAAAAAAATATGAAAGTTTTAAAAAGAATGAAAGATGAAGGGCATGTCATAGCAAACCACAGCTATAGCCATCCGAATTTTTCGAAGTTGAGTATGAAAGAGATAAAGAATGAACTTCAACTAACTCAAAATATTATATTTGAAGTTACAGGAAAAAAGGGGAAATATTTTAGACCACCATATGGAGTTTTAAGTAAAAAACAAAAGCAAGAGATAAAAAAAGATATGGGTTTAGAGAGCATTATGTGGAATCTTTGTCCTGAAGATTGGAAAAAAACCTCGGACGTAGCATATATTCAAGATTATCTTTTGAAAAGCTCAAAAGATAATGGTGTAGTGTTGTTACATGATAATTTAAAAAACTTAGAGGCAATAAAAAAAGTTATACCAATTTTAAAAGAGCAAGGGTATGATTTTGTTGGGATAGATGAAATCAAAAAATAA
- the glgB gene encoding 1,4-alpha-glucan branching protein GlgB, with the protein MYREFGAHLTTINGIPGVLFNLWAPNAIKVSVVGDFNDWNGKLHYMTKDFERGVWTLFIPNLKEGATYKYMIAGKNQNIFLKSDPFAFFSEVRPNTASIVYDPFKEFPWEDNTWLEDRAKSNFQEKPISIYEIHLGSWKRNYNRGDGPEDGSEFLNYRQIADKLVPYILETGFTHIEILPLTEHPLDASWGYQGVGYFSITSRYGTPEDFKYLVNECHKAGIGVILDWVPGHFCKDAHGLYRFDGTPLFEYKNKLLGENPVWGTANFDLTKPFVKNFLISSATFLFELFHIDGIRVDAVSNLLYLEYAREKTGLRNAVGGDTNLEAIDFLKTLNETIFKLYKNPLIIAEEATSWPMVTAPTYDGGLGFNFKWNMGWMNDMLRYMSLTPCEREKYHNLLTFSLMYAFSENFILSLSHDEVVHGKKSLLDKMSGDYIQKFDSLRMFYAFMIGHPGKKLLFMGGEIGQFIEWRYYEELEWNLLKYPQHDSIKTYVSHLNNFYKEQNSLWELDSSPEGFEWINHKNHSQKIISFLRKSKNPDDFILVICNFTKNEYINHHIGVPRMTEYVEIFNSDQDIFGGGNHINSEVIKPLNRELDNQPFSIAINIAPLCTLFLKPVFKKKITI; encoded by the coding sequence ATGTATAGAGAATTCGGAGCTCATTTAACAACAATTAATGGAATTCCTGGAGTTCTTTTTAATCTTTGGGCACCAAATGCCATAAAGGTATCGGTTGTCGGTGATTTTAATGACTGGAACGGAAAATTGCATTATATGACTAAAGACTTTGAGCGAGGTGTTTGGACTCTTTTTATTCCTAACTTAAAAGAGGGGGCTACATACAAATATATGATTGCAGGGAAAAATCAAAATATATTTTTAAAAAGTGATCCCTTTGCTTTTTTTTCTGAAGTTAGGCCCAATACTGCATCTATTGTTTACGACCCTTTTAAAGAATTTCCTTGGGAGGATAATACTTGGCTTGAAGATCGAGCTAAAAGTAATTTCCAAGAAAAACCTATCTCTATCTATGAAATTCATTTAGGTTCTTGGAAAAGAAACTACAACCGGGGAGATGGACCTGAAGATGGAAGCGAATTTTTAAACTATAGACAGATTGCGGATAAACTTGTTCCATATATTTTAGAAACAGGTTTTACTCATATTGAAATTTTGCCACTCACCGAACACCCTTTAGATGCATCTTGGGGATATCAAGGAGTAGGATATTTCTCTATAACCAGTAGATATGGAACTCCTGAAGATTTTAAATATCTTGTAAATGAATGTCATAAAGCTGGAATAGGTGTAATTCTAGACTGGGTTCCTGGCCACTTCTGTAAAGATGCCCACGGACTTTACCGTTTTGATGGAACACCACTTTTTGAATATAAAAATAAACTTTTAGGAGAAAATCCTGTTTGGGGAACTGCTAACTTTGATCTTACTAAACCTTTTGTAAAGAACTTTTTAATCTCAAGTGCAACATTTTTATTTGAACTTTTTCATATTGATGGAATTAGAGTTGACGCTGTCTCAAACCTTTTATATCTAGAGTATGCTAGAGAAAAAACTGGTTTAAGAAATGCTGTCGGTGGAGACACCAATCTTGAAGCCATCGATTTTTTAAAAACACTCAACGAAACAATTTTTAAACTCTATAAAAATCCTTTAATCATTGCCGAAGAAGCAACCTCTTGGCCTATGGTCACCGCTCCAACTTATGATGGTGGACTAGGTTTTAACTTTAAGTGGAATATGGGTTGGATGAACGATATGCTTCGATACATGTCTTTAACACCATGTGAGAGAGAAAAATATCATAATCTTTTAACTTTTTCGCTCATGTATGCGTTCAGTGAAAATTTTATCCTCTCTCTTTCTCATGATGAGGTTGTTCACGGAAAAAAATCTCTTCTTGATAAGATGAGTGGAGACTATATCCAAAAGTTTGATTCTCTACGGATGTTCTACGCTTTTATGATAGGACACCCCGGAAAAAAATTACTTTTTATGGGTGGAGAGATCGGGCAATTTATTGAGTGGAGATACTATGAAGAGCTAGAGTGGAACCTTCTAAAGTATCCTCAACACGATTCAATAAAAACTTATGTTTCTCATCTCAATAATTTTTATAAAGAGCAGAACTCACTTTGGGAACTAGACTCATCTCCCGAAGGTTTCGAATGGATAAATCATAAAAATCATAGCCAAAAGATAATATCTTTTTTAAGAAAAAGTAAAAATCCTGATGATTTTATCTTAGTTATATGTAATTTTACAAAAAACGAATACATAAATCATCATATAGGCGTTCCTAGAATGACTGAATATGTTGAAATTTTCAACAGCGATCAAGATATTTTTGGTGGTGGAAATCATATTAATTCAGAGGTTATTAAACCTCTCAATAGAGAACTTGATAATCAACCATTCTCTATCGCAATTAATATCGCACCTCTTTGCACTCTATTTTTAAAACCTGTTTTTAAGAAAAAAATAACAATTTAA
- a CDS encoding glucose-1-phosphate adenylyltransferase, whose protein sequence is MKKKMIAMILAGGQGSRLKRLTKEVAKPAVPFGGKYRIIDFPLSNCVNSGIDTVGVLVQYKPFLLNRYIGVGSAWDLDIDGAGVSILPPYSTENENRWYKGTADAIFQNTHFIDMYNPEYVLILSGDHIYKMDYDKMLDFHEKNGSQATVAVIDVPLEEASRFGIMNTRETGEIYEFEEKPKEPKSTLASMGIYIFNWKLLKKILKEDQEDSYSEQDFGKNIIPKMLREGFKLMAYPFSGYWKDVGTIESLWAANMDLLDSSNPIDLFEANWRIYSQVTNKPGHLVEDTAYIKNSIICEGCIVKGEVINSVISSEVLIEEGARVHNSVVLSGATIKANSFIDKVIIGEHVVIENKEHFGKKNEILFISGGDE, encoded by the coding sequence ATGAAGAAAAAAATGATAGCTATGATTCTAGCTGGTGGTCAAGGAAGCAGACTTAAGCGTCTCACAAAAGAGGTAGCTAAACCTGCTGTACCATTTGGTGGTAAATATAGAATTATAGACTTTCCTTTGAGCAACTGTGTCAACTCAGGAATAGATACTGTTGGAGTTCTTGTTCAGTATAAGCCATTTCTTTTAAACCGATATATCGGAGTTGGAAGTGCATGGGATTTGGATATTGATGGGGCTGGTGTAAGCATTCTTCCACCATATTCCACAGAAAATGAAAATCGTTGGTATAAAGGGACTGCCGACGCAATTTTTCAAAATACACACTTTATAGATATGTATAACCCTGAATATGTTCTTATTCTTTCAGGAGATCACATCTATAAAATGGATTATGATAAGATGCTCGATTTTCATGAAAAAAATGGTTCTCAAGCCACTGTTGCCGTAATTGATGTTCCACTTGAAGAGGCTTCTCGTTTTGGTATTATGAACACCAGAGAAACAGGTGAAATCTATGAGTTTGAGGAGAAACCTAAAGAGCCTAAGAGTACTCTAGCAAGTATGGGAATATATATTTTCAATTGGAAACTTCTAAAAAAGATTTTAAAAGAGGATCAAGAAGATAGCTATTCTGAGCAGGATTTTGGAAAAAATATAATACCTAAAATGTTAAGAGAGGGGTTCAAACTTATGGCTTATCCTTTCTCTGGATATTGGAAAGATGTTGGTACTATTGAAAGTTTGTGGGCTGCTAACATGGATCTTTTAGATAGTTCTAACCCTATCGATCTGTTTGAGGCAAATTGGAGAATTTACTCTCAAGTTACCAATAAACCTGGTCATCTTGTTGAAGACACCGCATATATTAAAAATTCCATAATCTGTGAGGGATGTATTGTAAAAGGTGAAGTTATTAACTCTGTAATCTCATCTGAGGTTCTTATTGAAGAGGGAGCTCGTGTACACAACAGTGTCGTTTTATCAGGAGCAACTATAAAAGCTAACAGTTTTATTGATAAGGTTATTATTGGTGAGCATGTAGTTATCGAAAATAAAGAACATTTTGGTAAAAAAAATGAAATCTTATTTATTTCTGGGGGG